From the Fusobacterium sp. IOR10 genome, the window GTTTCCAAATCTAAATCTGCATAAAGAGGTAATGTTAAAACTCTTTCTGATATATGTTTTGCCACTGGTGTGTCATTAGATGAATATTTATCTTGATAACATTTAAAATCATTTATAAGGGGATAGAAATATTTTCTTGGTATTATATTTTTTTCTTGTAATAATTGAAACATTTCATCTCTATTATATTTATAACCATCAAAAACTACAGGAAAATATGCATAATTTGATTTCACACCGTCTTGAATAGGGGATAATTTTATGCCTTTTCTACTTCCTAATCTTTCCCTATATTTTTCTACAACTTTTTTTCTTCTTAATATTTCATCATCCACATGTCTTAAATTACAAATTCCCATTGCAGCTTGAAATTCATTCATCTTGGCATTTCCCCCAATGTATTCAACTGTTTCTGGTCCTGTAATACCAAAATTTTTGATATCATTTAGAATTTTATTTAGTTTTTCATCTTTATATGTTACTGCTCCACCTTCTATAGTGTTAAATACCTTTGTAGCATGGAAACTAAACATTGATGCATCACCAAAGTCTCCAATACCAACACCATTTATTTCCTCTCCAAATGTATGAGCTGCGTCATATATAACTTTTAAATTATGTTTTTTAGCAATTTTTTCTATTTCATATACATTACAAACATTTCCATATACATGAACTGGAACTATTGCACATGTTTTATCAGTTATTAAATTTTCTATTTTAGAGGCATCCATTGTGTAATCATCTTTATTAATATCACAAAACACAGGAGTAAGACCACATCTAGCAATTGCATGAGTAGTTGAAGCAAATGTGAAAGGAGTTGTTATAACTTCCCCTTGTAATTTCATAGCTTTTAATATACATTCAAGGGCTAAGTGACCATTTGTAAATAATTTTATCTCAGAAACTTTTAAATATTCTTTTAATTCTTTTTCTAAAGTTTTATGTTTAATCCCCATATTTGTAAGCCAATGAGAATCCCATATATCTTTTATTTCTCTACAATATTCTTCATAATTAGGCATTGATGAACGAGTAACCAATATTTGTTTATTTTCCACTATAATCCTCCTTAAAAATATTATTCTAATCTTTCCAATAATTGTTTTTTTCTATTAATTTTTTATAATCACTTTTCAAAATTCCACCTATTAATAAATTATGATATTTCCCATTTTTAAAAATACAATTTCTTTTCTTTCCCTCTATTACGACACCTGTTTTAATTGCTAGTTTTTGAGAAACAATATTTTCCTCTAATATAAAAATATCTAATCTATTTAATTGAAGTTCTTCAAAAGCATATTTAGTTAAAGTCATTATCGCATCTGTGCCAAATCCTTTTCCTCTTATTTTTTCTTTTGCCAATTTAATTCCTCTTGTTGCTTTTCTATTTTTCCAATCAATATTAGATAAATTAGCTTGTCCTATAACTTCTCCAAATTTGTCTTCAATTATGAATCTTAAATTATTTTGATTTTGAATATTATTCTCATACCATTTTTCTTGCTGATATTTAGAAACTGGAAAAGCCCACCCAACAACTAAATTTTCCATTTCAGAGTCATTTAGCATTGTTCTCATAAATTCTAAATCTTCTTTTTCTATGGCTCTAAGAGTTACTAATTTCCCTTCTATATTCATTATTTCATCTCCCTTATTATCCTAAATATTTTTTTATATTTTCTATAATAAATTTCATATCTTCAGCTGTATATCTTTGATCACAAGGTATCGGTAAAATATTTTTACTATACTTATATTCTATTGTGCCCTTCTTATTTTCCTCTAATACATTTGGCCAAAGAGTTGGAACATATATTTTATATTTTAATAATCTTTCTCTTATTTCTTCTCCATTTTCTAAATACAGTGGATAAGAAAAAGCCACTTCTGGGATTTTTATATTTAATTTATTTGATTCTTTTAAAAAACTATGCAAATATTTGAAATTTTCATTTCTAATTTCAGCTATTTTTTCATAATCAATTGCTCCTAAAATATTAGAAGTTAATTTTGACATATACTTCATAGGTTCATCTATAAAACTCTTATCATTAGTCTTAAATTCCTTATAATAATCTGATGCTTCCCCCTCGTAACGACCTAACAAATGTTTGAATCTATCCTTTGATAAATCACTTTCTAATTCTATATTTAATTTTTTATCTATTGAGGCGTAAGCTCCATCAGGAACACCAAAAAATTTTCTGCAACTATAAATTGTATCAACATTCTGTACTGGTTTCTGAAAAAAAGCTTGTGTATTATCAATTACAATATTTTTATATTTTATTTTTAATTCTTTTATTTTTTCATTTTTTAATTGTCCAAAACAATTAACAATTAAAATAGCTTCATTTTTTTCTAAAGTTTTACTGAAAATTGGTAAAAAATCTTTTCTAATATTAAAATATTCAAATTCAATATTTTCTCTTTTCAAGACATTAATAACTGAATCACAAATATATTTAGGAATAAAAACTTTTTTTATATTTTTAGCTTTCAATACATAAATTAAAGCATTTCTTCCTGTATTTAAAGAAACCAAATCTTTATGATATTCGTTTTTTATCAAATTTTCAAATTGAAAATATCCACCTATTTCTTTCATAAAACACTCCTACATTAAGTCTATTTTAATTAAATTATTTATATTGTTTAATTTAATTTTCATTTCTTCTAAACTTTCAAATTTAAAAAATACTATTCCTAAAGCTTTATTTGCACTATTAAAGTATTCTATATTATCCTCTTTTTGTTTATAAAGAACTTTTTTTATAATATTTGATTTTAAGGAATCATCAAATATTATTTCATTTAAAATCCCATTTTTGGAGCTATGAATATTATGAGTTGCATTGAAACTATCTTTTGAACTCTTATTTTCTAAATTTATGTTATAATTTCCCATTGCACACTCTATTGTTAATAAAACCATATCTACATCACAAATTATTTTTAGTAAATCTGGAATCATATTCCCACCATTTCTTGGTCCTACTTCTATTAAATATAAATCATCATCTTTGTCAAACATCATTTCTAAATTAAAACCACCAAAATTTATATTTAACAATTTTATAAGTCTATTAATTGTGACTTCTATTTTTTCTTTTTGACTTTCTGATATCATTAAAGGATAGCTTTTTCCTACAGGAACTAACGGGTTAACACTAGTATCCCTATGACAATTTAATAACCCCCAAAATTTAACTTCTCCATCTATCACAAAACAATCTCCACCTATTATAAAATCATGAGATTTTTCTATAAATTCTTCAATTATAACTTTCCTATTTCTAGATACTTTTAAAGAATTATTAAATATTTTTTCAAAATTTTTATCAGAATTTAGTTTCACAACTCCTTTACTTCCTGAAGAATCAACTGGCTTTATCATCACTGGAAATTTAAACTTTTCTAAGCTTTCTTTAGCTTCTTTAAAATTATTGAAATTTTTAGCTAATGGACAATTAAAATTATTCTCTGCTAAAAAATTTCTAAACTTATCTTTGTAGGCTAATATTTCAACAGATTTATATGGATTTGTTGGTAAATTTAATTTTTCTGCTACATATGCTGCTGTTGGAGCTGCTGGATCTGAGGCATAGGCAACTATTCCATTTATTTTTTCTTTTTTAGCTACCTTTAATATTGATTCTTTATCAGTAGTACTAACGCAATAAAATTTATCTGCATGATATTGCCCTGGATTATCTTCTAAATAATCACAAAGTACTGTGAAATAACCTTGCTTTTTAGCACACTCTATTGCTGGAATTTGTTGAGTTGAACCTCCTAATAATAATATCTTTTTCATAAAAACCTCTCTTTATTTTTTATTTAAGACTTCTTTAATTGTATTTAATAAATATTTAATAAATATTTATAACATTCTAATTTAAAAATTATTGATAATAACACATAAGAAATTCCACCAAAAATTACTTGAATTACTATTAATGAGAAATTTCCTTTAACTATATAACTTAAAAAATATATTAATCCTCCCATTATTAAAGAAATCAATAATGATGGTAAAATGTCAAAGATTTGTTCTTTATAAGCATAATTTAAAAGTTTTTTATTGGGATAAGAATTTATAAATGTTGAAATAATTCCACTTAAAAGCATACCTAAAGCAACTGCATATACTCCATATTTAACTGATATTATCAATATTGTAACACCCATTATTTTCTTTATTATTTCTAATTTTAAAAATATATCACTTCTTCCAAGTGCATTAATTGCTTGTAAATTAGCTGTATGTATTGGCCACAGAGAATAAGAAGCACAGAAAACCCATACAAAAGGAACACATGGTAACCACTTCTCAGTTAATAAAAGTATTACCAAAGGTTTTGATATTACTGCAAGTCCTATCATCATAGGAAATATTATAAAGGAACTTGTAACTATTGCTCTTCTCATTATTTGTTTAACTCTAATTTTATCATCTTGTTCTGCTGACATTGCAGGAAGTAATACAGAAGTTATTGATCCATTGATATTAGTTACTATTATTTGTGGAAATTGGTTTCCTCTATTGTAATATCCCAGTGTTGATGGGCTATATATTTTTCCTATGATCAAACTTCTTAAATTTTTATATAAGGTGTCTAGCAAAGCTGAAGCTAATAGTTTCCCACCGTAAGAAAATAACACTCTAATTCGTTTAAAAGAAAAACAACATTTAGGTCTCCACTTAACTGTT encodes:
- a CDS encoding DegT/DnrJ/EryC1/StrS aminotransferase family protein, which produces MENKQILVTRSSMPNYEEYCREIKDIWDSHWLTNMGIKHKTLEKELKEYLKVSEIKLFTNGHLALECILKAMKLQGEVITTPFTFASTTHAIARCGLTPVFCDINKDDYTMDASKIENLITDKTCAIVPVHVYGNVCNVYEIEKIAKKHNLKVIYDAAHTFGEEINGVGIGDFGDASMFSFHATKVFNTIEGGAVTYKDEKLNKILNDIKNFGITGPETVEYIGGNAKMNEFQAAMGICNLRHVDDEILRRKKVVEKYRERLGSRKGIKLSPIQDGVKSNYAYFPVVFDGYKYNRDEMFQLLQEKNIIPRKYFYPLINDFKCYQDKYSSNDTPVAKHISERVLTLPLYADLDLETVDKICDIILK
- a CDS encoding acetyl-CoA carboxylase biotin carboxylase subunit family protein, with the protein product MKKILLLGGSTQQIPAIECAKKQGYFTVLCDYLEDNPGQYHADKFYCVSTTDKESILKVAKKEKINGIVAYASDPAAPTAAYVAEKLNLPTNPYKSVEILAYKDKFRNFLAENNFNCPLAKNFNNFKEAKESLEKFKFPVMIKPVDSSGSKGVVKLNSDKNFEKIFNNSLKVSRNRKVIIEEFIEKSHDFIIGGDCFVIDGEVKFWGLLNCHRDTSVNPLVPVGKSYPLMISESQKEKIEVTINRLIKLLNINFGGFNLEMMFDKDDDLYLIEVGPRNGGNMIPDLLKIICDVDMVLLTIECAMGNYNINLENKSSKDSFNATHNIHSSKNGILNEIIFDDSLKSNIIKKVLYKQKEDNIEYFNSANKALGIVFFKFESLEEMKIKLNNINNLIKIDLM
- a CDS encoding DegT/DnrJ/EryC1/StrS aminotransferase family protein — protein: MKEIGGYFQFENLIKNEYHKDLVSLNTGRNALIYVLKAKNIKKVFIPKYICDSVINVLKRENIEFEYFNIRKDFLPIFSKTLEKNEAILIVNCFGQLKNEKIKELKIKYKNIVIDNTQAFFQKPVQNVDTIYSCRKFFGVPDGAYASIDKKLNIELESDLSKDRFKHLLGRYEGEASDYYKEFKTNDKSFIDEPMKYMSKLTSNILGAIDYEKIAEIRNENFKYLHSFLKESNKLNIKIPEVAFSYPLYLENGEEIRERLLKYKIYVPTLWPNVLEENKKGTIEYKYSKNILPIPCDQRYTAEDMKFIIENIKKYLG
- a CDS encoding lipopolysaccharide biosynthesis protein translates to MENKIGKSQILSSLIWKFMERGGTQGVQFILQIFLARLLTPNDYGIIALITIFIALARVFVQSGFNTALIQGKDITEDDYSSVFYLSMFVALILYTVLFFIAPVVADFYEIKELILILRVLSLTLFIGAVTSIQNAIVARKMQFKKLFKSSLGAVVISGVIGIVMAYKGYGVWALVYQQLINQLLITIILWGTVKWRPKCCFSFKRIRVLFSYGGKLLASALLDTLYKNLRSLIIGKIYSPSTLGYYNRGNQFPQIIVTNINGSITSVLLPAMSAEQDDKIRVKQIMRRAIVTSSFIIFPMMIGLAVISKPLVILLLTEKWLPCVPFVWVFCASYSLWPIHTANLQAINALGRSDIFLKLEIIKKIMGVTILIISVKYGVYAVALGMLLSGIISTFINSYPNKKLLNYAYKEQIFDILPSLLISLIMGGLIYFLSYIVKGNFSLIVIQVIFGGISYVLLSIIFKLECYKYLLNIY
- a CDS encoding GNAT family N-acetyltransferase; this translates as MNIEGKLVTLRAIEKEDLEFMRTMLNDSEMENLVVGWAFPVSKYQQEKWYENNIQNQNNLRFIIEDKFGEVIGQANLSNIDWKNRKATRGIKLAKEKIRGKGFGTDAIMTLTKYAFEELQLNRLDIFILEENIVSQKLAIKTGVVIEGKKRNCIFKNGKYHNLLIGGILKSDYKKLIEKNNYWKD